From Marivirga harenae, one genomic window encodes:
- a CDS encoding SGNH/GDSL hydrolase family protein, whose amino-acid sequence MRQNKNFYHLFTIISILIIIGCENSTDQIDFDDIETNEPEVDESDIQYLALGDSYTIGQGVPEEESWPAQLSRRIEQETSLKVEVDIIAQTGWTTSNLMGVIESYDINSGDYNLVSLLIGVNNQYQGKDFSLYETEFDSLLQIAIDIAGDSGDVFVVSIPDYGVTPFGSSNSDKIGKEIDQYNTYAKSVCNNKNIPFIDVTSISRELGSSSDALTNDNLHPSGFQYSLWTDRIYSKVLQLIGD is encoded by the coding sequence ATGAGGCAGAATAAAAATTTCTATCATCTATTTACTATTATCTCAATTCTAATAATTATTGGTTGTGAAAATTCAACTGATCAGATTGACTTTGATGATATAGAGACTAATGAGCCAGAGGTAGACGAATCCGATATTCAATATTTAGCTCTAGGAGATTCTTATACAATCGGCCAAGGTGTTCCAGAGGAGGAAAGTTGGCCAGCTCAATTAAGCCGTAGAATTGAGCAAGAAACATCCTTGAAGGTGGAAGTTGACATCATTGCTCAAACTGGCTGGACTACCAGTAACCTTATGGGTGTGATTGAGTCATATGATATTAATTCTGGAGATTATAATTTAGTATCCCTATTAATTGGGGTCAATAATCAATATCAGGGCAAGGATTTTTCTTTGTATGAAACGGAATTCGATTCTCTTCTCCAAATTGCTATTGACATTGCAGGTGATAGCGGAGATGTATTTGTGGTATCCATTCCTGATTATGGAGTTACTCCCTTCGGAAGTTCTAATAGCGATAAAATAGGCAAAGAAATCGACCAATATAATACTTATGCTAAAAGTGTTTGTAATAATAAAAATATCCCTTTTATCGATGTTACTTCTATCTCTCGTGAATTAGGCTCCTCCTCGGATGCATTAACCAATGATAATTTACATCCCAGCGGTTTCCAGTACTCTCTGTGGACCGATCGGATTTATTCTAAAGTTTTACAGTTGATTGGAGATTGA
- a CDS encoding YwbE family protein yields the protein MLDGRNRNEIKIGLEVEVVQKQDQRTGDLTNGFVKKILTKSSFHPHGIKVMLETGEVGRVKEILEEE from the coding sequence ATGCTAGACGGAAGAAATAGAAATGAGATAAAAATTGGCTTGGAAGTGGAAGTCGTCCAGAAACAGGACCAAAGAACAGGCGATTTAACTAACGGCTTTGTTAAAAAGATTTTGACCAAATCTTCCTTTCATCCTCATGGCATAAAAGTGATGTTGGAGACTGGCGAAGTAGGTAGAGTGAAGGAGATTTTGGAGGAGGAATAG
- a CDS encoding M13 family metallopeptidase, whose amino-acid sequence MKSFFSLIIAVLGIVACTDQKPETTPKVKYVAIEGIDSSRNPGDNFFQYVNGIWYDSVSIPETQAGVGAYRFMNYPQRLRLQNLLDSVSQLDNAKGSIEQMVGDFYASGMDTAKINREGFQPIKPILAEIQTITNVSSLMTYVALQAKQQNNSIIGFYVGPDDKNSKINIAHAYQTGLGLPNRDYYFDKNSSTDGIQKAYKEYLATLFELSGTDTKAAEKMSEKVYDIEKQIAESHRTRVELRDVKANYNKFSVKDLNEMHPNIGWSKLLNSMGAETDSVDVGQPNYYENLNELLVSIPIENWKLFMKSSTLQNYADNLSKAFVDAEFAYTKVISGQAVQKTRGEKMASAVDNMLGEALGQLYVKKYFPESAKQRMLELLDNAQKAYANRIDQLEWMTDSTKVKAKEKLFAITKKIGYPDEWRDYSSVEITHDNYFSNIISASKAQYNYNLAKLNQAVDRKEWYTTPSTVTAYYNPSANEIVFPAGILQPPYFDYEADDALNYGGIGMVIGHELTHSFDDQGAQFDKEGNVNNWWTDADYKEFNARTQAVIDLYSSFTVLDTLHINGAMTVGENTADLSGLAVAYDAFKMTEQGQDTARIDGFTPDQRFFMSLARIWRVKMKEEYLRLWIKTNSHSPPMWRVNGPLMNIPGFYEAFDIKQGDKMYLAEEERVAVW is encoded by the coding sequence ATGAAATCATTTTTTTCTCTAATCATTGCAGTACTAGGCATCGTAGCATGCACAGATCAAAAACCGGAAACCACACCCAAAGTAAAATATGTAGCCATTGAAGGAATTGACAGTAGTCGCAATCCAGGCGATAACTTTTTTCAATATGTAAATGGAATCTGGTATGATTCTGTTTCTATTCCTGAAACGCAAGCCGGAGTAGGGGCCTATCGTTTTATGAATTACCCACAAAGATTACGCCTCCAGAACTTATTGGATAGCGTATCACAATTGGATAACGCTAAAGGAAGCATCGAACAAATGGTTGGAGATTTCTATGCTTCAGGAATGGATACCGCCAAAATCAATAGAGAAGGCTTTCAGCCTATTAAGCCAATACTTGCTGAAATACAAACCATAACGAATGTCTCTTCTTTGATGACCTACGTGGCGTTGCAAGCTAAGCAGCAAAATAATTCAATTATTGGCTTTTATGTTGGACCAGACGATAAAAATAGTAAAATCAATATTGCCCATGCGTATCAAACAGGTCTGGGGTTACCCAACAGAGATTATTATTTTGATAAGAATAGCTCCACTGATGGAATACAAAAAGCATATAAAGAGTATTTAGCTACACTTTTTGAATTAAGTGGAACAGATACAAAAGCAGCTGAGAAGATGTCCGAAAAGGTTTACGACATTGAAAAGCAAATAGCCGAATCGCACAGAACCAGAGTAGAGTTAAGGGATGTGAAAGCAAACTACAATAAATTTTCTGTAAAAGACTTGAATGAAATGCACCCCAATATTGGCTGGAGCAAATTGCTCAATAGCATGGGGGCAGAAACTGATTCAGTTGATGTAGGTCAACCCAACTATTATGAAAATTTGAACGAGTTGCTAGTTAGCATTCCAATAGAAAATTGGAAGCTATTTATGAAATCAAGCACTTTACAGAATTACGCTGACAATCTAAGTAAAGCTTTCGTTGATGCTGAATTTGCTTATACAAAGGTGATCTCTGGACAAGCGGTGCAAAAAACAAGAGGCGAAAAAATGGCAAGCGCTGTAGATAATATGCTTGGCGAAGCATTGGGACAGTTATATGTGAAAAAGTATTTTCCTGAATCTGCCAAGCAACGAATGCTTGAATTATTGGATAATGCCCAAAAGGCATATGCCAACCGAATAGATCAATTGGAATGGATGACCGATAGCACAAAAGTAAAGGCTAAAGAAAAACTATTCGCCATCACTAAGAAAATTGGCTATCCTGATGAATGGAGAGATTATAGTAGTGTCGAAATTACTCACGATAATTATTTTTCCAATATAATTTCAGCTTCTAAAGCTCAGTATAACTATAATTTAGCTAAACTTAATCAGGCAGTAGATCGGAAGGAATGGTATACCACACCATCAACAGTAACGGCTTATTATAATCCATCTGCAAATGAAATTGTGTTCCCGGCCGGCATTTTACAACCGCCTTATTTTGACTACGAAGCCGATGATGCCTTAAATTATGGAGGAATCGGTATGGTAATAGGACATGAGCTTACCCACTCCTTTGATGATCAAGGTGCGCAATTTGACAAAGAAGGGAATGTTAATAACTGGTGGACAGATGCTGATTATAAAGAGTTCAATGCCAGAACTCAAGCAGTAATTGACCTTTATAGTTCTTTTACAGTTTTGGATACATTGCATATCAACGGAGCGATGACTGTGGGAGAAAACACGGCCGACTTAAGCGGATTAGCTGTTGCCTATGATGCTTTCAAAATGACTGAGCAAGGACAAGACACAGCAAGAATAGATGGTTTTACGCCAGATCAGCGATTTTTTATGTCGCTAGCCCGAATTTGGAGGGTAAAAATGAAAGAGGAATATCTTCGCTTGTGGATCAAAACCAATTCGCATTCTCCTCCAATGTGGCGTGTAAATGGCCCTTTGATGAATATCCCTGGCTTTTATGAGGCTTTTGATATCAAGCAAGGAGACAAAATGTATTTAGCCGAAGAGGAAAGAGTAGCAGTTTGGTAG